The stretch of DNA TTCCGGGAATATCGGCGCCACCAACGCGGTGCGTGCGGGCGGCAAGGGCGTCGGGCTCACGGTGCTGTTCTTCGACGTCATGAAGGGCGTCGCGGCAGTGCTGATCGCGCGACACGCCTTCCCCCCGCAGGCCGAGATTTTCGCCGCCATCGGCGCGCTGCTCGGGCATCTGTATCCCGTCTGGCTCAAGTTTCGCGGGGGCAAGGGCGTGGCGACGATGTTCGGCATCCTCGTCGCGCTCGACTGGCGGATCGGACTGATCGCGCTCGCCGTCTGGATCCTCGCCTTCCTCGTGACGAAGATGTCCTCTGTCGGTGGACTTCTTGCCGCCTTGTCCTCTCCCATCGCCGCCGTATCGCTGGGGCGCGAGGACCTGTTCAATCTCCTGCTCGGATTCACTCTTCTCATCTGGTGGAAACATCGCGCGAATATCGCCCGGATCCTGAAAGGGACCGAGCCGCGCTTTGGCCGCCGACGAGACGTTGCCAGGGCAGACGATGACATCGAACCCCAACCGAATTGACGCCATCCGACTGATCCGCAGTCAGCGGATCGGGCCCGTCAGCTATCGTCGCCTGATCGAGCGGTTCGGAACACCCGGCGCGGCGCTCGAGGCCATCCCCGATCTTGCGCAGCGCGGACGCGGACGTCCGCCGAAACTCGCGAGCGAAGCCGAGGCGCGACGGGAGGCCGAGGCGGTCGATCGCCTCGGGG from Sphingomicrobium sp. XHP0239 encodes:
- the plsY gene encoding glycerol-3-phosphate 1-O-acyltransferase PlsY gives rise to the protein MDAFQTYYWPLLIGYALGSIPFGVLIVKAAGKGDLRSVGSGNIGATNAVRAGGKGVGLTVLFFDVMKGVAAVLIARHAFPPQAEIFAAIGALLGHLYPVWLKFRGGKGVATMFGILVALDWRIGLIALAVWILAFLVTKMSSVGGLLAALSSPIAAVSLGREDLFNLLLGFTLLIWWKHRANIARILKGTEPRFGRRRDVARADDDIEPQPN